The following DNA comes from Chryseobacterium gallinarum.
GACAGGGCAAACCATCTGCGTTTTGCGACAACATTCGATAAACTTGAAAGCCTTGAAATTTCCTTTTACGATTATGAAATTACCGACCTTAGCTTCCTGTCCGGTCTAAAAAAACTTAAATACCTGTCGATAGATTGTAATTCGCAATTTTTTGACCTGAGCGGTTTCCTTCATCTGACGGAGCTTGAGATGCTTCATATCCAGGGATCAAAATTAGAGTCTATAGCAGGTATAGAATTATTTCATAAGCTTGAATATCTGAGTTTGGGATATAGTAAAATTAAAGATATCAGCCTGCTTGCAAAATTATCAGCTACTTTAAAGGGAATTTATTTAAGTGATAATCAGATTACAGATATATCATGTTTTGCTTTGTTACATCAACTTGAATATTTTCATGTATCCAAGAATTATATTTCCGAAATCCCTGATCTGACCGATTTAACTGATCTGACTGAAATAATGGTAGATGATAATCAGATCAGTTCCCTTGAAGGTTTGAGTAATTTGAAAAAGCTTACAAAACTTGAAGCAAGTGGTAACAGACTTACTAATATTGATTCGCTTACCAATCTTCCCGCAATTCAGGAGCTTTATTTGAAAAACAATCTGATTTCTGATATTTCATGTCTTTCCGGCCTGCAGACACTTGTCAATCTTGATATTTCAGATAATAAAATTGAATCTTTAATTTCCGTAAGCAGCTTGAAAAAACTCAATTTTTTAAGCTGTAATAATAATGCAATTAAAGATTTTGACAAGACCCAACTAAGTTCCTCCATAAAGTTTTTATATCTGAATAATTGTGGCATACGTGACATTCGATTTTTGAACAGACTGGCAGAATTGAACACATTGTATTTAAATGATAACCATATATCAGAATTTTCATCTTTTAAAAATACAGGCTGCTTAAGGTATTTGTCTTTAGAGAATAATAATATTGCGGAACCATTCTCTCTTAATGATTATCCTAATATTCATATGGTTTCTCTTTCTGGTAATACATTTGGTAATAAAAAATTTGCTGTAAATCCGTCTGATAGATCTGTAGGAACAATCAAAGAGCTTTCAGCAATGAGTAATCATTCTACATCGGATAAGGTAACCCATGAACTTGATAAGGGACCTTCAGACTTTGTATTCAATAAAGTTAGGAATGAACATCACCCTTTTATAAAAGCTGTGAGAATAGCTCTTCTTGTTTTTCTCATCGTAATGCTGATAATCTTAGTCAAAGCAATTGGTTTTGGCTTATAAATGTTATCGTATGAATATCTTTAGTGTTTCCAGTTATACCTTTAACAACGTTTTTTTGACACCATAAAACTCCCCTTTTTTATTTTTAGTTAAAAGAAATATTTTACGTACTAAGTTAAATTATAATTATAGTCGTTTATATGCTTTTGCTGATAAATTCAGAGTTGATACTATGATATTGATTTTTTTTGTAGGTGACATATGTCATCCGACTTTCTTTATTTAGAATCAATAAAAACAATAAATTTGCAAAAAATTATCAGATGAATAAAGTAGTATCCTTTTCTCTGCTTGTATTGGGTGGGGTTTTTGTAAATGCACAGAAAGTAAATGATTCAATTAAGCATAAAAAAATTGAAGAAATAGAGCTATTTGGAG
Coding sequences within:
- a CDS encoding leucine-rich repeat domain-containing protein gives rise to the protein MNQQIKRTAESFGIYYDSFYYETNSSGEVIELELYEPEYNRLTDEDRANHLRFATTFDKLESLEISFYDYEITDLSFLSGLKKLKYLSIDCNSQFFDLSGFLHLTELEMLHIQGSKLESIAGIELFHKLEYLSLGYSKIKDISLLAKLSATLKGIYLSDNQITDISCFALLHQLEYFHVSKNYISEIPDLTDLTDLTEIMVDDNQISSLEGLSNLKKLTKLEASGNRLTNIDSLTNLPAIQELYLKNNLISDISCLSGLQTLVNLDISDNKIESLISVSSLKKLNFLSCNNNAIKDFDKTQLSSSIKFLYLNNCGIRDIRFLNRLAELNTLYLNDNHISEFSSFKNTGCLRYLSLENNNIAEPFSLNDYPNIHMVSLSGNTFGNKKFAVNPSDRSVGTIKELSAMSNHSTSDKVTHELDKGPSDFVFNKVRNEHHPFIKAVRIALLVFLIVMLIILVKAIGFGL